One genomic window of Ottowia oryzae includes the following:
- the lepB gene encoding signal peptidase I: MPILTALVLAAFAGYGAAWYFGAVEGNFALLLFVATAVTGLYWLADRFYFLPRRRAAAAALEANQAQRRAELAARGISQVDEQDIAPARERILAQPWWLDWTAGLFPVIAIVFMLRSFVFEPFKIPSGSMIPTLLVGDLILVNKFTYGLKVPVLNTRITQGNPLQRGDVVVFRYPPKPSVDYIKRVVGLPGDEVSYLNKRLTINGQPIATTQDSDFFDESVMEYFPQFSEQLGEKNHRFIVDPRRPAFVSGADEFSRRDNCRYSVQGVTCKVPEGQYFMMGDNRDNSLDSRYWGFVPDANIVGKAFFVWMNFGDLKRIGGFN; the protein is encoded by the coding sequence ATGCCTATTTTGACGGCCCTCGTGCTGGCGGCTTTTGCTGGCTACGGCGCAGCGTGGTATTTCGGAGCGGTCGAGGGCAACTTCGCCTTGCTGCTTTTCGTCGCGACGGCGGTGACTGGCCTCTACTGGCTGGCAGACCGCTTCTACTTTCTTCCCAGACGCCGTGCCGCCGCCGCCGCGCTCGAGGCCAACCAGGCGCAGCGTCGCGCTGAACTGGCCGCGCGCGGCATTTCGCAGGTCGACGAGCAGGATATCGCCCCGGCCCGCGAGCGGATTCTGGCGCAGCCCTGGTGGCTGGACTGGACGGCAGGGCTCTTTCCGGTGATCGCCATCGTTTTCATGCTGCGCTCGTTCGTGTTTGAGCCGTTCAAGATTCCCTCGGGCTCCATGATTCCTACGCTGCTGGTGGGCGACCTGATTCTGGTGAACAAATTCACCTATGGCTTGAAGGTGCCGGTGCTCAACACCCGGATCACGCAGGGCAACCCATTGCAGCGCGGCGATGTCGTCGTGTTTCGCTATCCGCCGAAGCCCAGCGTGGATTACATCAAGCGCGTCGTCGGTTTGCCGGGCGACGAGGTGTCTTATCTGAACAAGCGCTTGACGATCAATGGCCAGCCCATCGCCACCACGCAGGATTCGGATTTCTTTGACGAATCCGTGATGGAGTACTTCCCTCAGTTCAGCGAGCAGCTGGGTGAGAAAAATCACCGATTCATCGTGGATCCACGCCGCCCCGCGTTCGTGTCGGGCGCCGACGAATTCAGCCGCCGCGACAATTGCCGCTACAGCGTTCAGGGTGTTACATGCAAGGTGCCTGAGGGCCAATACTTCATGATGGGCGACAACCGCGACAACTCGCTCGATTCGCGCTACTGGGGTTTTGTGCCCGACGCCAATATCGTCGGCAAGGCCTTTTTCGTGTGGATGAACTTTGGCGACCTGAAGCGCATTGGCGGCTTCAACTGA
- the lepA gene encoding translation elongation factor 4 encodes MDHIRNFSIIAHIDHGKSTLADRLISRCGGLSDREMSEQVLDSMDIEKERGITIKAQTAALLYKARDGKTYNLNLIDTPGHVDFSYEVSRSLSACEGALLVVDASQGVEAQTVANCYTALELGVEVLPVLNKMDLPQADPENAKAEVEDVIGIDASEAIAISAKTGMGIDDVLEQIVAKVPAPRGKSDAPLRAMIIDSWFDAYVGVVMLVRVVDGHLLKGERFKMMATGAAYEANSLGVFTPAQVSRDSLEAGEVGYIIAGIKELKVAKVGDTITLEKKLPNNLGPAEQALPGFKEIQPQVFAGLYPTEANQYDALRDSLEKLQLNDASLHFEPEVSQALGFGFRCGFLGLLHMEIVQERLEREFDQDLITTAPSVVYEVEKADGEVIQVENPSKMPDQARIQEIREPIVTVHLYMPQDYVGPVMTLANQKRGVQLNMAYHGRQVMLTYELPLGEIVLDFFDKLKSVSRGYASMDYEFKEYRPSDVVKVDILLNGEKVDALSIIVHRSQSQYRGRAVAAKMREIISRQQFDVAIQAAIGANVIARENIKALRKNVLAKCYGGDITRKRKLLEKQKAGKKRMKQIGSVEVPQEAFLAILQVED; translated from the coding sequence ATGGATCACATCAGAAATTTTTCAATCATCGCGCACATCGATCATGGCAAGTCGACGCTGGCTGACCGCCTGATCTCTCGCTGCGGTGGCCTCAGCGATCGTGAGATGAGCGAGCAGGTGCTCGACTCGATGGACATCGAAAAAGAGCGGGGGATAACCATCAAGGCCCAGACTGCCGCCCTGCTATACAAGGCGCGCGATGGCAAGACCTACAACCTCAATTTGATCGACACGCCCGGCCACGTCGACTTCAGCTACGAAGTGAGCCGCTCCTTGTCGGCCTGTGAAGGCGCGCTGCTCGTCGTCGATGCGTCGCAAGGTGTGGAAGCGCAGACCGTGGCCAATTGCTACACCGCGCTTGAGCTGGGTGTGGAGGTGCTGCCGGTGCTGAACAAGATGGATTTGCCGCAGGCAGATCCGGAGAACGCCAAGGCCGAGGTGGAAGACGTGATCGGCATTGATGCCAGTGAAGCGATCGCCATCTCTGCCAAAACCGGCATGGGCATCGACGATGTGCTGGAGCAGATCGTTGCCAAGGTGCCGGCACCACGTGGCAAGAGTGATGCGCCGCTGCGCGCGATGATCATCGACAGTTGGTTCGACGCGTACGTGGGCGTCGTCATGTTGGTGCGCGTGGTCGACGGGCACTTGTTGAAGGGCGAGCGCTTCAAGATGATGGCCACGGGCGCGGCGTACGAAGCCAACAGCCTGGGCGTCTTCACACCGGCGCAGGTGTCGCGCGACAGCTTGGAAGCCGGTGAGGTGGGCTACATCATCGCCGGTATCAAAGAGCTGAAAGTCGCCAAGGTCGGCGACACCATCACGCTCGAAAAAAAGCTGCCCAACAACCTTGGCCCGGCCGAGCAGGCGCTGCCCGGCTTCAAGGAAATCCAGCCGCAGGTGTTTGCGGGGCTCTACCCCACCGAAGCCAACCAATACGACGCACTGCGCGATTCACTGGAGAAGCTGCAGCTCAACGACGCCAGCCTGCATTTCGAACCTGAGGTGTCGCAAGCACTGGGCTTTGGCTTTCGCTGCGGCTTTCTGGGCTTGTTGCACATGGAAATCGTGCAGGAGCGGCTAGAGCGCGAATTCGACCAAGACCTGATCACCACTGCGCCCAGCGTGGTGTATGAGGTCGAGAAAGCCGACGGGGAGGTGATCCAGGTCGAAAACCCCTCGAAGATGCCCGATCAGGCCAGGATCCAGGAGATCCGCGAGCCCATCGTCACCGTGCACCTGTACATGCCGCAGGACTATGTCGGCCCCGTCATGACGCTGGCCAACCAGAAGCGTGGCGTGCAGCTGAACATGGCCTACCACGGCCGTCAGGTCATGCTGACGTACGAGCTGCCGCTCGGCGAGATCGTGCTCGACTTCTTTGACAAGCTGAAATCCGTCAGCCGTGGCTACGCGTCGATGGATTACGAGTTCAAGGAGTACCGGCCTTCTGATGTGGTGAAGGTCGACATCCTCTTGAACGGAGAGAAGGTCGACGCGCTGTCGATCATTGTGCACCGCAGCCAGTCGCAGTACCGCGGCCGCGCGGTGGCGGCCAAGATGCGGGAGATCATCAGCCGGCAGCAGTTCGATGTGGCCATCCAGGCCGCCATCGGCGCGAACGTGATCGCGCGCGAGAACATCAAGGCCTTGCGCAAGAACGTGCTGGCAAAATGCTACGGCGGTGACATCACGCGCAAACGCAAACTATTGGAAAAGCAGAAGGCGGGTAAGAAACGCATGAAACAGATCGGCTCTGTCGAAGTGCCGCAAGAAGCGTTTCTGGCCATTCTGCAGGTGGAAGACTGA
- a CDS encoding DegQ family serine endoprotease, which produces MNLQLKKAGVSALFVPLMVIGASVLPPAVAAQTGNAAAVRGLPDFTDLVDQVGPSVVNIRTMERVRSGGSAGAGDEEMQEFFRRFFGMPMPNAPRQSPRPNRPAPQTEQEVPRGVGSGFILSADGFVMTNAHVVDGADEVLVTLPDKREFKARIVGADKRTDVAVVKIDATGLPAVRIGDVNKLRVGEWVMAIGSPFGLENSVTAGIVSAKQRDTGDYLPFIQTDVAVNPGNSGGPLINMRGEVVGINSQIYSRSGGFMGISFAIPIDEAMRVSEQLRTSGRVTRGRVGVQIDQVTKDVAESIGLGKAQGALVRNVEPGSPAEKAGVEAGDIITRFEGRPVEKASDLPRLVGNTKPGTKSTITVFRRGQSRDLSITIAELEVDQAAKRPASRSSEAPKAQASVQALGVTVTELTDAQKRELKVKRGVRVESVADAAARSGLREGDVILSVGNVEIRNPREFEAAVAKVDRSKPVNMLIQRGELVQFVLVRPSR; this is translated from the coding sequence ATGAACCTCCAACTCAAGAAAGCGGGCGTCTCCGCTCTGTTCGTGCCGCTGATGGTTATCGGCGCGAGTGTTCTGCCGCCCGCGGTGGCCGCCCAGACCGGAAACGCCGCCGCGGTGCGCGGCCTGCCCGATTTCACGGATCTCGTGGATCAGGTCGGGCCCTCGGTGGTCAACATCCGAACCATGGAGCGCGTGCGCTCCGGCGGCTCAGCCGGCGCGGGCGATGAAGAGATGCAGGAGTTCTTCCGGCGCTTCTTCGGCATGCCCATGCCCAACGCGCCGCGCCAAAGCCCCCGGCCCAACCGGCCTGCGCCGCAGACCGAGCAAGAGGTGCCGCGCGGCGTGGGTTCGGGTTTCATCCTTTCCGCCGATGGCTTTGTCATGACCAATGCGCATGTGGTGGATGGCGCTGACGAGGTACTGGTCACCCTGCCAGACAAGCGCGAGTTCAAGGCCCGCATCGTTGGCGCGGATAAACGCACCGACGTGGCCGTGGTCAAGATTGACGCCACCGGTCTGCCCGCCGTGCGGATTGGCGATGTCAACAAGCTCCGCGTGGGTGAATGGGTCATGGCCATCGGTTCGCCGTTCGGGTTGGAAAACAGCGTCACGGCCGGCATCGTGAGCGCGAAGCAGCGCGATACGGGCGATTACCTGCCCTTCATCCAGACCGATGTGGCGGTCAATCCCGGCAATTCGGGCGGCCCGCTGATCAACATGCGAGGCGAGGTGGTGGGCATCAACAGCCAGATCTATTCGCGTTCGGGCGGCTTCATGGGGATCTCGTTCGCTATTCCCATCGACGAGGCCATGCGCGTGAGCGAGCAGCTGCGCACCAGCGGCCGCGTGACACGCGGGCGGGTAGGCGTACAAATCGACCAGGTCACGAAGGACGTGGCCGAGTCGATCGGGCTTGGAAAGGCGCAGGGCGCCTTGGTGCGCAACGTGGAGCCGGGCTCACCTGCCGAGAAGGCAGGCGTGGAGGCCGGGGACATCATCACCCGCTTTGAAGGGCGGCCGGTCGAGAAGGCGTCGGATTTGCCGCGCTTGGTGGGCAACACGAAACCGGGCACCAAGAGCACGATCACCGTGTTCCGGCGCGGGCAAAGTCGTGACCTCAGCATCACGATTGCCGAGCTGGAGGTCGATCAAGCCGCCAAACGCCCGGCGAGTCGCAGCAGCGAGGCGCCGAAAGCGCAAGCATCGGTGCAGGCCCTGGGCGTGACAGTGACGGAGCTGACGGACGCCCAGAAGCGAGAACTGAAGGTCAAGCGAGGCGTGCGCGTCGAATCGGTCGCGGATGCGGCCGCGCGCTCGGGCCTGCGCGAGGGCGACGTCATCCTTTCGGTAGGGAACGTCGAGATCCGCAATCCGCGTGAGTTTGAAGCGGCGGTGGCGAAGGTGGATCGGTCCAAGCCCGTGAACATGCTGATTCAGCGTGGCGAGCTGGTTCAGTTCGTTCTGGTGCGACCAAGCCGGTGA
- a CDS encoding MucB/RseB C-terminal domain-containing protein, giving the protein MGTFVVTSATGAMSSARIWHVCEGSTQVERVEALSGVPRTILRRNQSVMTFYPQTRVAITDQRESGGGFPNLLVSSRSASVVDHYAAKELGQSRVAGFDADVVMFKPRDDLRYGYRIWSERNTGLVLKTQTLDGNGRVLEQSAFSELQLNTPLQATKLSRMMDRTEGYAVQKPARVATTPAAEGWAMSGEVPGYHSLSCYRHATEKNAAMVQWLFSDGLATVSLFLEPFDPRRHASEGVAAMGATHTLTKRLPDANGAWWVTAVGEVPPAALKALVSRLERKP; this is encoded by the coding sequence ATGGGGACGTTCGTGGTGACATCGGCGACGGGCGCGATGTCCAGCGCGCGAATCTGGCACGTTTGTGAAGGCAGCACGCAGGTTGAGCGGGTAGAGGCCTTGTCGGGCGTGCCGCGCACCATCTTGCGCCGCAACCAGTCGGTGATGACCTTCTACCCCCAGACGCGCGTGGCGATCACCGACCAACGCGAGTCGGGCGGTGGTTTTCCCAACTTGCTCGTTTCGTCTCGTTCGGCGTCGGTGGTCGACCACTACGCGGCCAAGGAACTGGGCCAGAGCAGGGTGGCGGGGTTCGACGCCGATGTGGTGATGTTCAAACCGCGTGACGACTTGCGCTACGGCTATCGAATCTGGAGCGAGCGCAATACGGGTCTTGTTCTGAAGACCCAGACGCTGGACGGCAATGGCCGCGTGCTCGAGCAGTCGGCCTTTTCTGAGTTGCAGCTCAACACGCCTTTGCAGGCGACCAAGCTCAGTCGCATGATGGACCGCACTGAGGGCTACGCAGTGCAGAAGCCCGCGCGCGTGGCCACCACGCCTGCTGCGGAAGGGTGGGCCATGTCGGGCGAGGTTCCCGGCTACCACTCGCTGAGCTGTTACCGCCACGCCACCGAGAAAAACGCCGCCATGGTGCAGTGGCTCTTTTCGGATGGCTTGGCTACGGTGTCGCTCTTCCTGGAGCCCTTCGATCCGCGACGCCACGCCAGTGAAGGCGTGGCCGCCATGGGTGCCACACACACGCTGACCAAGCGGCTGCCAGACGCGAATGGCGCCTGGTGGGTGACAGCGGTGGGAGAGGTGCCCCCGGCAGCACTCAAGGCGCTGGTCTCCCGCCTAGAACGAAAACCCTGA
- a CDS encoding sigma-E factor negative regulatory protein, translating to METQIKVEWSRERLSAFMDGQDADGDIASVFGVANQAEDSRECWQMYHLIGDVLRAPDLARYGRDGSLAERVSAAIAADVASQPKAPVVVVPLPQVEQDRTYVERPAANDGVFRWKMVAGFASFAAVAAVGWGIVSGAGSQLGAGPQLAQNQSPTQVQSQVLAVAAPVQTGASANDGDGSAPVMLRDARLDELLAAHHQAAGMSGMGGASGFLRNATFEGHAR from the coding sequence ATGGAAACGCAGATCAAAGTTGAATGGAGCCGCGAGCGGCTTTCCGCCTTCATGGACGGCCAGGACGCCGATGGCGACATCGCCAGCGTCTTCGGCGTAGCGAACCAGGCCGAAGATAGCCGCGAATGCTGGCAGATGTACCACCTGATTGGTGATGTGCTGCGCGCGCCCGATCTGGCCCGATATGGGCGCGATGGCAGTTTGGCTGAGCGCGTCAGTGCGGCCATAGCCGCTGATGTCGCAAGCCAGCCGAAGGCGCCCGTGGTGGTGGTGCCGCTGCCGCAGGTCGAGCAAGACCGCACCTACGTCGAGCGCCCGGCCGCCAACGACGGTGTGTTCCGCTGGAAGATGGTGGCGGGTTTCGCTTCTTTTGCCGCCGTGGCCGCCGTGGGGTGGGGCATTGTTTCGGGCGCCGGCTCGCAACTGGGTGCTGGCCCGCAGCTGGCCCAGAACCAATCGCCCACGCAGGTTCAAAGCCAGGTGCTGGCCGTGGCCGCGCCGGTGCAGACTGGCGCCAGCGCGAACGACGGCGACGGCAGCGCGCCGGTCATGCTGCGCGATGCGCGGTTGGATGAGCTTCTGGCAGCGCACCATCAGGCTGCAGGCATGTCGGGGATGGGCGGTGCGTCGGGCTTTTTGCGCAACGCCACATTCGAAGGGCACGCGCGTTGA
- the rpoE gene encoding RNA polymerase sigma factor RpoE, whose amino-acid sequence MSSPSAAPPAASDSDAQLVERAAAGDHRAYELLVIKYQRRIERLIGRMVRDVDLVPDIAQETFIRAWRALHQFRGDAQFYTWLYRIAVNTAKKSLLELKRNPVVIEAALQSGDDDDETSRRDNELTAESTPESELAAREIAAAVNAAMEALPEDLRQAVTLREIEGMSYEEIAEAMDCPIGTVRSRIFRAREAISARVKPLLSHQTGKRW is encoded by the coding sequence GTGTCCAGCCCTTCCGCCGCCCCCCCCGCAGCTTCCGACAGCGACGCCCAGTTGGTTGAGCGCGCCGCCGCAGGCGACCACCGCGCGTATGAGCTGCTGGTCATCAAGTACCAGCGCCGGATCGAGCGGCTGATCGGCCGCATGGTGCGCGACGTCGACCTCGTGCCGGACATTGCGCAGGAAACCTTCATCCGCGCCTGGCGCGCGCTGCACCAGTTTCGCGGCGACGCGCAGTTCTATACCTGGCTGTACCGCATTGCGGTCAATACGGCCAAGAAATCGCTGCTGGAGCTCAAGCGCAATCCGGTCGTCATTGAGGCGGCGCTGCAATCCGGCGACGACGACGATGAAACTTCCCGGCGCGATAACGAACTAACAGCCGAATCCACGCCGGAATCGGAGTTGGCGGCCCGCGAAATTGCCGCCGCTGTGAACGCCGCGATGGAAGCGCTGCCAGAGGATTTGCGCCAAGCGGTCACGCTGCGCGAAATCGAAGGCATGAGTTACGAAGAGATTGCCGAGGCCATGGACTGCCCCATCGGAACGGTGCGGTCACGCATATTCCGGGCCCGTGAGGCGATCTCGGCAAGGGTCAAGCCGCTGCTGAGCCACCAAACGGGCAAGCGCTGGTGA
- the fabF gene encoding beta-ketoacyl-ACP synthase II, giving the protein MTRRRVVVTGLGCVSPVGNTVAENWANVLAGRSGIDTITRFDASAFACRIAGEVRGLDLSPFISTKELRTMDTFIHYGIVAAAQAVQDAGLPLGDALGEELAERIGCVIGSGIGGLPMIEETHGEWMSRGARRISPFFVPASIVNMVAGHVSMKFGFKGPNLSIATACTTGLHCIGEAGRLIEYGDADVMLAGGAEATVCPLGIGGFAAMRALSTRNDDPKAASRPWDSERDGFVLGEGAGVLVLEEYEHAKKRGATIYAELVGFGMSADAGHMTAPNLDGPRRAMQGALRNAGLNPDAIGYVNAHGTSTPLGDLNETNAIKAALGDHASSVVVSSTKSMTGHLLGGAGGVESVYTVLALRDQKVPPTINMGTPGEGCDLDYCANTARDLSFDYALKNNYGFGGTNGALVFKRV; this is encoded by the coding sequence ATGACCCGGCGCCGTGTTGTTGTTACTGGTTTAGGTTGCGTCAGCCCCGTTGGCAACACGGTGGCAGAGAACTGGGCCAATGTACTGGCCGGACGTTCGGGCATAGACACCATAACGCGCTTCGATGCCAGCGCCTTCGCCTGCCGTATTGCGGGTGAGGTGCGCGGGCTCGATCTTTCGCCGTTCATATCGACGAAAGAGTTGCGCACCATGGATACATTCATCCATTACGGCATCGTGGCCGCCGCACAGGCGGTGCAGGACGCCGGTCTGCCTTTGGGCGACGCACTGGGTGAAGAGCTGGCCGAGAGAATCGGCTGCGTGATCGGCTCCGGCATTGGCGGTCTGCCCATGATCGAAGAGACGCACGGTGAATGGATGTCGCGCGGTGCGCGCCGCATCTCTCCATTTTTTGTTCCGGCCTCCATCGTCAACATGGTGGCCGGGCACGTATCGATGAAGTTCGGCTTCAAGGGGCCCAACCTGTCGATCGCCACCGCCTGCACCACCGGGCTGCACTGCATCGGTGAAGCCGGCCGTCTGATCGAGTACGGCGATGCCGACGTCATGCTGGCGGGCGGCGCCGAGGCCACCGTCTGCCCGTTGGGCATTGGCGGCTTTGCAGCGATGCGGGCGCTCTCCACGCGCAACGACGATCCCAAGGCCGCTTCGCGCCCCTGGGACTCAGAGCGCGATGGCTTCGTCCTTGGCGAAGGCGCGGGCGTGCTGGTCCTGGAAGAGTACGAGCACGCCAAGAAGCGCGGCGCCACCATCTACGCCGAGTTGGTCGGTTTTGGTATGAGCGCCGACGCAGGCCACATGACCGCGCCCAACCTGGATGGCCCCCGCCGCGCCATGCAGGGTGCGCTGCGCAACGCGGGCCTGAACCCCGATGCGATTGGTTACGTGAACGCGCACGGCACCTCGACGCCGTTGGGCGACCTGAACGAAACCAACGCCATCAAGGCGGCGTTGGGCGACCACGCCAGCTCGGTTGTGGTCAGCTCCACCAAGTCGATGACCGGCCATTTGCTGGGCGGCGCTGGCGGCGTGGAAAGCGTCTACACCGTGCTGGCCCTGCGCGACCAGAAAGTGCCACCCACTATCAACATGGGCACGCCGGGCGAGGGCTGCGACTTGGACTATTGCGCCAACACCGCGCGCGACCTGAGTTTTGACTACGCGCTGAAGAACAACTACGGATTCGGCGGCACCAACGGTGCGCTGGTGTTCAAGCGCGTTTGA
- the acpP gene encoding acyl carrier protein, with product MSDIEARVKKIIAEQLGVEESQVTNEKAFVADLGADSLDTVELVMALEDEFGIEIPDEDAEKITTVQAAIDYANSKKA from the coding sequence ATGAGCGATATCGAAGCACGTGTCAAGAAAATCATCGCCGAACAACTCGGCGTGGAAGAGTCTCAAGTAACGAACGAAAAAGCCTTCGTGGCCGATCTGGGTGCAGACTCGCTGGACACGGTGGAGCTGGTGATGGCGCTGGAGGACGAGTTCGGTATCGAGATCCCGGACGAGGACGCAGAAAAAATCACCACGGTGCAAGCCGCCATCGACTACGCCAACAGCAAGAAGGCCTGA
- the fabG gene encoding 3-oxoacyl-ACP reductase FabG, producing the protein MSDNAMNGQVALVTGASRGIGAAIAQELAARGMTVIGTATSDAGAEKISAALAGHGASRGAKLDVNDAAAAEALVEEIAKTHGALHVLVNNAGITRDTLAMRMKDDDWDAVLDTNLKAVFRMARAVMRPMMKQRYGRIVNITSVVGASGNPGQANYAAAKAGVAGMTRALARELGSRSITVNCVAPGFIATDMTAALSDDQQKSLTAQIPLGRLGEPADIAHAVAYLASPQAAYVTGQELHVNGGMYMA; encoded by the coding sequence ATGTCAGACAACGCGATGAACGGCCAAGTGGCCCTGGTCACCGGTGCCTCGCGCGGCATTGGCGCTGCCATTGCGCAGGAACTGGCCGCACGCGGCATGACCGTGATCGGCACGGCCACATCCGACGCCGGCGCCGAGAAAATCAGCGCCGCCTTGGCTGGCCATGGCGCCAGCCGCGGTGCCAAGCTGGACGTGAACGACGCTGCAGCGGCCGAGGCGCTGGTCGAGGAAATCGCCAAGACGCACGGCGCGCTGCACGTGTTGGTCAACAACGCCGGCATCACCCGCGACACGCTGGCCATGCGCATGAAGGACGACGACTGGGATGCGGTGCTGGACACCAACCTCAAGGCCGTGTTCCGCATGGCCCGCGCCGTCATGCGCCCGATGATGAAGCAGCGCTATGGCCGCATCGTCAACATCACCAGCGTGGTGGGTGCTTCGGGCAACCCGGGTCAGGCCAACTACGCCGCGGCCAAGGCCGGTGTGGCGGGCATGACCCGCGCCTTGGCGCGCGAACTGGGCAGCCGATCCATTACAGTCAACTGCGTTGCGCCGGGCTTCATTGCGACCGACATGACGGCAGCTCTGTCGGACGACCAACAGAAATCCCTGACGGCCCAGATCCCTCTGGGCCGCCTCGGTGAGCCAGCGGACATCGCGCACGCGGTGGCCTATTTGGCTAGTCCGCAAGCCGCTTACGTGACGGGGCAGGAACTGCACGTCAACGGCGGCATGTACATGGCTTGA
- the fabD gene encoding ACP S-malonyltransferase, giving the protein MKPVAFVFPGQGSQSVGMLDAWGDNPAVRTTLQEASDALGEDLAALIHDGPKEALALTTNTQPVMLVAGVACWRAWRADGGELPGAVAGHSLGEYSALVAAEALTLADAVRLVRLRAAAMQEAVPVGAGAMAAILGMDAAKVIAGCADVTGAMGQNGTEVVEAVNFNDPVQTVIAGTKAAVDKACEVLKGMGAKRALPLPVSAPFHSSLMKPAAERLKVALAGVALAEPKIPVVNNIDVAIESNPDRIRDALYRQAFGPVRWVECIQKIKAMGLHTVVECGPGKVLAGMTKRIDAELTGLPMYDPATLAEARAAVSQTA; this is encoded by the coding sequence ATGAAACCCGTTGCTTTTGTTTTCCCCGGCCAGGGGTCCCAGTCGGTTGGCATGCTCGACGCCTGGGGCGACAACCCCGCCGTGCGCACCACGCTTCAAGAAGCCTCCGACGCGCTGGGTGAAGATCTGGCGGCGCTGATTCATGACGGCCCCAAGGAAGCCCTGGCGCTGACCACCAACACGCAGCCAGTGATGCTGGTCGCGGGCGTGGCCTGCTGGCGTGCGTGGCGGGCCGACGGTGGCGAGCTGCCGGGGGCGGTCGCTGGCCACTCGCTGGGCGAGTATTCGGCCCTGGTCGCCGCTGAGGCGCTCACGCTGGCCGACGCGGTGCGCTTGGTGCGCCTGCGCGCGGCCGCCATGCAAGAGGCGGTGCCGGTCGGTGCCGGTGCCATGGCTGCCATTTTGGGTATGGATGCTGCAAAAGTGATAGCTGGCTGCGCTGATGTGACGGGCGCCATGGGCCAAAATGGCACTGAAGTGGTCGAGGCGGTGAATTTCAACGACCCGGTACAGACCGTGATCGCCGGCACCAAGGCGGCGGTCGACAAAGCCTGTGAAGTGCTCAAGGGCATGGGCGCCAAGCGCGCGTTGCCACTGCCCGTGTCGGCGCCGTTCCACTCCAGCCTGATGAAGCCGGCGGCCGAGCGCCTGAAGGTCGCGCTGGCCGGTGTGGCGTTGGCCGAGCCCAAGATCCCCGTGGTCAACAACATCGACGTGGCGATCGAGTCCAACCCTGACCGCATTCGCGATGCGCTGTACCGCCAGGCCTTTGGCCCCGTGCGCTGGGTGGAATGCATCCAGAAGATCAAGGCCATGGGGCTGCATACCGTGGTCGAATGCGGCCCCGGCAAGGTGCTCGCGGGCATGACCAAGCGCATCGATGCCGAATTGACCGGTTTGCCGATGTACGATCCGGCAACGCTGGCCGAGGCCAGGGCCGCTGTCAGTCAGACGGCCTGA
- a CDS encoding beta-ketoacyl-ACP synthase III, with translation MSRRYSRIAGTGSYLPPRRVSNDELVQELAARGIETSDQWIVERTGIRARHLASPDMAASDLAVPAARAAMEAAGVQPGDIDLIVVATSTPDMVFPSTAAIVQHKLGMAGCPVFDLQAVCSGFVYALTVADAMIANGTAKRALVIGAEVFSRILNWNDRGTCVLFGDGAGAVVLEAADEPGILASDLHADGKYVDILCVPGHVSGGQVVGEPLLRMDGQAVFKLAVGVLDKAARAVLAKAGKQETDIDWLIPHQANIRIMQGTAKKLHLPLEKVIVTVHEHGNTSAASIPLALDHGVRSGQIQRGQTLLLEGVGGGFTWGAVLLTF, from the coding sequence ATGAGCAGACGCTATTCCCGCATTGCCGGTACCGGCAGCTACCTGCCGCCACGCCGCGTCAGCAACGACGAGCTGGTGCAGGAACTGGCCGCGCGCGGCATCGAGACGTCCGATCAGTGGATCGTCGAGCGCACCGGCATCCGCGCCCGCCATTTGGCCAGCCCCGATATGGCCGCCAGCGACCTGGCCGTGCCTGCCGCGCGCGCCGCGATGGAAGCGGCCGGTGTCCAACCGGGCGACATCGATCTGATCGTGGTGGCCACGTCCACCCCGGACATGGTGTTTCCGTCCACCGCCGCCATCGTGCAGCACAAGCTGGGCATGGCAGGATGCCCCGTGTTTGATCTTCAAGCCGTGTGCAGCGGCTTTGTGTATGCGTTGACCGTGGCCGACGCGATGATTGCCAACGGAACCGCCAAAAGGGCGCTGGTGATCGGCGCCGAGGTTTTCAGCCGCATCCTGAACTGGAACGACCGCGGCACCTGCGTGCTGTTTGGCGACGGCGCTGGCGCCGTGGTGCTTGAAGCGGCGGATGAGCCCGGCATCCTGGCCAGCGATCTGCATGCCGATGGCAAGTACGTCGACATCCTGTGCGTGCCCGGCCATGTGTCGGGTGGCCAGGTGGTGGGCGAGCCGCTGCTGCGCATGGACGGCCAGGCCGTGTTCAAGCTGGCCGTGGGCGTGCTCGACAAAGCGGCCCGCGCCGTGCTGGCCAAGGCTGGCAAGCAAGAGACTGATATTGACTGGCTGATTCCGCACCAAGCCAACATCCGTATCATGCAAGGCACGGCCAAGAAGCTTCACCTGCCGCTGGAGAAAGTCATCGTCACCGTGCACGAACACGGCAACACCTCGGCCGCGTCCATTCCGCTGGCGCTGGATCACGGCGTGCGCAGCGGCCAGATTCAGCGCGGGCAGACCCTGCTGCTCGAAGGCGTTGGCGGCGGGTTTACCTGGGGCGCGGTGCTGCTCACTTTCTGA